Within Malus domestica chromosome 04, GDT2T_hap1, the genomic segment tttttttttttttggaactttaacgaaaatcacccagtactgttcactttaacgaaaaaccacatttttacactaaaaagtcaatcctggtactattcactttaccctttattttgtccttatcattaaaactcaaagttttcaagccctttttattagtttttttttttttttcgataatAATGCCCTACCTCATTCTCTGGATTTATTCTATAAAACATTGTTTCTTGCAAGAAacgcaaaaacaaataaacaaaaaaaaaatatgaaagtaaaattaaaaaaccaaaaacaaaaaacaaaaaaaagcttCTTGTCTTATTGAAAACTGGCGGTTAATTTTTCAGTGTCCGTTTGACTGCGGCAGCAGAGCACCGGAGGCAGTCAGCCGATTGATGGCGGGGCCATTGGTGAATCCCAGGCTTCGCAGCCTTCTATGGTGGCGAAGGTGGGCCAAAAAGGACTGGGCAATCGCCGCCGTCGGATGTACCGTTATCGCCTTCGCTCTCACTCTCCTCTCCAACTCTTGGCGCGACGAACCAGACTCCGAAATCTCCCGCCCGTTTCTTCCCAACGCCGCCGCCTTCGATTTCGTCGACTTGACCTTGCTGCGCAACGCCAAAGATAGAGGCGCCCGTACTCAATCCCATCCCCTCTACTttctgatctctctctctctctctctctccgccctaattgtttgaattttggttttgcaGTTTGTTTGGACGGGACTGCCCCTGGCTACCATTTCAGGAAGGGATTCGGATCCGGCGCCAACAATTGGCTGCTTCACATTGAGGTCAAAATTCTATCCCTGTGCCTTTTTTACAGGTCTAATACAAATTGTTCCATTCAATTTCAGTGAATTTGCATATGCTAGTAGATTTTTATGTTTAGAATGGAAAATTGTGTGATGGATTTGGTTCAAAAATGGAAAATGTAGGGTGGAGGTTGGTGCAATTCGATTGAATCGTGTTCTTGGCGCAAAGGTACTCTACTAGGGTCTTCTAATTACATGGATCGTCGAGTTCCCTTTTCTGGGATTTTGAGCTCTCATCCATCACAAAATCCTGGTAAGCTTGATTTTATTTGGCTGCTATTTTTATTCCCGTAACGCTTCATTTTGTAATTCTAGCTCAATCTAAGTTGTTGGCCATCTAATTGATGTGTATCAATTCATTGTTTGGAGCATTCTGTAGAATTCTTTAACTGGAACAAAGTCAAAATCAGATACTGTGATGGCGCGTCCTTTGCTGGCCACCCGGAAAATGAGCCTAAGGTGCATTGTGTTTGGAGATTTTGCTGCcttgttttaattttataaacggAAGAATGTAAGCTGTTATTTTAACATTGGCTGTTCTTCTATTTCATAGAATGGATCAGGACCTTTTTTTAGGGGCCAGCTCATCTGGGAAGCAGTTATGGATGAACTCTTGTCAATTGGCTTGTCAAAAGGGAAACAGGTATCTCGTGGTTACTTCGGTTAAGCTCTATTTGAATAATATGAACTGCAGTTCACAGCttttaaacattagaaattTTCTATGCATGTATCGATGATTATGACTATACaagatgtctttttcactctggTTTCATTAATATTATAATGATATGATTGGTCCAGCAATTGTAATACCATTCTCCGCAAGAAAAGTATTGTTTTTCACCATGAACTAATTGAAAGCTACTCATCGAGATTATTACAATGAGTGGTCTATTTCTGCTAATATGTATGAGTGGCACTCTTACAGGCCCTTCTTTCAGGATGCTCTGCCGGTGGGTTAGCGACTCTTATACATTGTGATGACTTTCGACATCTTCTGCCTAAGGATGCAACTGTCAAATGTCTTGCTGATGCAGGTTTTTTCCTTGATGAGTATGTTTTTTGCGTACTAATGCCTTCGGCACCTACATCTTTTAGTGAACCTGTTCAAGATGAAATCTTTCTAGGATTATACAAGGATCATATTTCTTTGTGTACACTTCCAGGATCATATAATATCTCCTAGATCATAAATTTCATAAAATGATGGTGTTGCCTGATTCTACTCTctcattttcatacctcagAATATGAGACCTATCAAAATGGAACACCTATGTACCACATTTttctaaaatgattgaaattctTCCTATCAAGTTACAGTAggattttttaaattgttttgcaTGTACGAtgcttttcccttttttcctaTCTAGTGCATCCCCTGTGCTCAGGATAGTGAATTCATAAAGAAATAGGagatgtagagagagaaagagggaaagTTTTGAGCCATTTTCTGTTTCCTACATTTCAGGGAAGATGTTCTCCAGCATCGGACGATGAGGTCTTTCTATAATGATGTTGCCATCCTTCAGGTTAGCTTTGATCTTTACTATTACTAGCTTATGtaatctttatatttttttatcactatatttttttatctccataaatgggggtaaggctagccgacattcacctctcccagaccctgcgtaaagcgggagccttgtgcactgggtacgacctatgTTTTTTGTAGAAACTTAATTCTATCAAATTCTGTCAGATCTGCAGGATCCACCATTTAATTATGAGATGTAAAAACTAGTCGAcatgtttttaatttatatggGTCCATCTGCTTGTTCTTTTTTGTGAGTGTGACACATCATATATGAGAAAGGGTTTCATTCATCTTGGTCTATATCACTTAATGAAAATTAAATCTTTAGAGAGAAGCTTTAGGACATTAGTCATTAAACAGTACCTGCATTGCTTTCTCTTGCTTATTTTTCTGTTGCGCTGTCAGGGTTTATCAAAAAGTTTGCACAAGGATTGCCTTTTGAGGATGGAACCAGCTAAGGTAGTTGTTCTTTTCCTCTATATGGTGCCAAATAGTCAAATTTTATAGCTTCTTATTTTTCTGCTCAGTTATGATTTATAACACAAAGCCCCCATTTTTTGTTGTGAACTTCTACACCAGTGTCTCTTTCCTGAAGAAGTTATTAAACACATCAATACCCCAGTGTTTCTTGTCAACCCAGCTTATGATTTTTGGCAGGTAATTTTCTTCAGAACCCAAGCTTCATTTACTTGTTATCAGAAATTGATTTGGATTCTTCTGTCATTTCCTAATTTTATGACATTAGGTACAACATATCTTGATACCTGAAGCAGCAGATCCACATGGCTATTGGAGAAAGTGTAAACTGAACATTCACAATTGCAATCCCAGCCAGCTTAAAACACTACATGGTAATTAAATTTGAGAAAACCAAATTATATATTGCCCGACTGTCCAGGAAAATCACATACACATAATGCTGTTCTGACTCTATGTAGCTAAGCATGCCTGTGACCCACCCTTCATGTGCTACATCCCAATGATCCGATAACTGTTAATTCAGGTGGTTGATTGTAACCATCTATAGATTTTTGTGGACTATAAACCAGCATATTTGCACACTGCATGCTGTGATGAGCAGGAAGTTTTGGGTCTTCTCATCACGTTGCATTTGAAGTAACCTGTGAAAAATGTTACCCTAAGAATCCTAGAGTTTGTGGACCATGAGCCAGCATCTTTTACAGTTGCAAGTTGCAACAGTGGGCATTACTAACGTTAACTTCACAAATGTACATTGTCAAACTAGGGGATTATAGTATTGGTTCATCTTACATGTATTTTGTAGCTTCACTAGCTTCAGGCTTCTTGTCAATCGAAAAATAGAGTCAACAGATAGGTCCTTGCAATTCGTTCTATAAAGAAGTGTAAATATAAACAGAATATTGTGGCAGATTAACGTATCAACTTATTTCATACAGGTTTCCGTGATTCTATGCTGAAAGCACTGACTGAATTCCAAAAAAATACGGAAGGAGGAATGTTTATAAATTCATGTTATATTCATTGCCAGACGTGGATAACCGAGACATGGCATTCACCCACTTCTCCACGAATAAACAATAAGGTGTGGAAATTTTAATCATCTCATTCCCTTATTGGAAAACAAATGGTTTTCTGTCATTTTTAAACTACCTTTCTGACTGATTTGAACTTTCATAGACAATTGCGGAGTCTGTGGGTGCTTGGTACTTTAGTCAGAATGTCGTAAAGCAAACTGACTTCCCATTTCCAAGCCATCCCACCTGCTATCATATAAATCTCACTGCTCTATCACCTTTTTTTATTGAACTCAAGAAAACTTCCAACTTTCTAGTGGATTATTCCCAACTTTAAATCTTTACTTCCTGGCAGAAATCTTCCCCTATTGTTTATGCTCCTATCCCTGTAGACATTGAGAAGGAAGGTGTCTATCAATCACGAAAAGAAAATAGAGACAAGGTGTGAAGAAAACGGAATAACAGTTTATACTTGCCATCATGTTACAAGTTTTTTATATAGAGGAGAGAAACACTTTTTAATATGATGTTCTATGTGCTTTCAATGTAGTAATTGTTCTTTGTGATGTAAACATGTATCCCGTGGATATCTTTTGTACTTTGCTTTCCAGAAAAAGATTTAGCAACGAAAATACGGAGACTGGAGACAAGATGAAAGTTTAAGGATCTTCCTCCCCTTTGCTTGTTTGCTCACTTTCCTTGAGGTTTtcgaaatatacatatatatgtatatgtatatatacgttGTTTTCTTATAAATGTTTCTGTTCATGCAActgagtgcctaaataccacgAGTTTGGCATTACGGCATCAAAATCTGCTCAtcatttttgtttgaaaaaaaaatggtccTCTGTCATTTTTCATACTGAACTTGTCATCTGACTGGTTTGAACTTTTGATAGACAATTGCAGAGTCTGTGGGTGACTGGTACTTCGGTAGAAATGCAGTAAAGCAAATTGACTGTCCATTCCCATGCAATCCCACCTGCTATCATATGAATTTCACTGCTTTCTCACGAGGTTGATTGAACTCAAGAACGCATCCAACTTTCTGGTAGGTCCATCTGTAGAAATTGACAATGAAGGTGTGTAGCATAAAAAGGGAAAACGAAGAGAAAAAATGGTTTATACATTGATATCACATTTTCACTTGTTTACACAGAGAAGAAAGGCATCCTGCAATTTCTATCAATCAGATGAAATGTTTGCCTTTCAAT encodes:
- the LOC103427604 gene encoding pectin acetylesterase 5-like isoform X2, producing MAGPLVNPRLRSLLWWRRWAKKDWAIAAVGCTVIAFALTLLSNSWRDEPDSEISRPFLPNAAAFDFVDLTLLRNAKDRGALCLDGTAPGYHFRKGFGSGANNWLLHIEGGGWCNSIESCSWRKGTLLGSSNYMDRRVPFSGILSSHPSQNPEFFNWNKVKIRYCDGASFAGHPENEPKNGSGPFFRGQLIWEAVMDELLSIGLSKGKQALLSGCSAGGLATLIHCDDFRHLLPKDATVKCLADAGFFLDEEDVLQHRTMRSFYNDVAILQGLSKSLHKDCLLRMEPAKCLFPEEVIKHINTPVFLVNPAYDFWQVQHILIPEAADPHGYWRKCKLNIHNCNPSQLKTLHGFRDSMLKALTEFQKNTEGGMFINSCYIHCQTWITETWHSPTSPRINNKKSSPIVYAPIPVDIEKEGVYQSRKENRDKV
- the LOC103427604 gene encoding pectin acetylesterase 5-like isoform X1 translates to MAGPLVNPRLRSLLWWRRWAKKDWAIAAVGCTVIAFALTLLSNSWRDEPDSEISRPFLPNAAAFDFVDLTLLRNAKDRGALCLDGTAPGYHFRKGFGSGANNWLLHIEGGGWCNSIESCSWRKGTLLGSSNYMDRRVPFSGILSSHPSQNPEFFNWNKVKIRYCDGASFAGHPENEPKNGSGPFFRGQLIWEAVMDELLSIGLSKGKQALLSGCSAGGLATLIHCDDFRHLLPKDATVKCLADAGFFLDEEDVLQHRTMRSFYNDVAILQGLSKSLHKDCLLRMEPAKCLFPEEVIKHINTPVFLVNPAYDFWQVQHILIPEAADPHGYWRKCKLNIHNCNPSQLKTLHGFRDSMLKALTEFQKNTEGGMFINSCYIHCQTWITETWHSPTSPRINNKTIAESVGDWYFGRNAVKQIDCPFPCNPTCYHMNFTAFSRG